The genomic segment TGCTATAAACACGTTAAAAGACAATCAATTACTTTGCGTTGCAAAATATCAAAGCTCGTTTCTTTACGGCTTTTTAGCGTGTTAGTTACTATCACCCGATAGCATGTTTTGGTACAGAGGACTTTGGTCGTACAATCCGCTGATCAGGATTAATGGTAGTGAAATGTATGGTGGAAAGTTTCAAGATAACTATTTTTAATAGAAATTTACCAGAGGCAAGCAGGAGACAATAAGCAATGCAAAAGTCTCATGCTGTCTATAAATAAAAAAACCAGCGCAAGCACTGGTTTAATCGTTGATTGAATCTAGTCCAGCCGCTTGTCGTAATACAAGCCTGGAGCAATAGATTTCATTTAGCCGTTAAAACTTACATCCAGCGGCTTTTTTGTTTGCGTTGTGGTCTTGGCAAGTAAACCAAGATAATACCAATCAAGGCGCCTAAACCGGCAATCATTGCACCTTGCTGCCACATCTTTGACTGGGCGTTATCTTTGATTGATTGCAGTTGTTGATTACTGCTATCACGCTCATTTGTCACTCTTGATAATTCAGACTGTAAAGAAGCAATCTGATTGTTAGCTGAAGTCAGCTCCTGAGCAACAGACTCTGAACTTTGATCAAGTTGAGATAAGGTGGTTTTAGTTTTTGCTAACTCAGCTTCTAGTAGCGGTAAGCGATTTCGTAAACTCGTTCCAGTTTCAATTAAATCAGACTTTACCCAGCCTTCACGATTTTTATGATCACGAA from the Shewanella japonica genome contains:
- a CDS encoding TIGR04211 family SH3 domain-containing protein, whose protein sequence is MLTIVALLLLSKGLMAQTHYITDDVFIYIHGGPGTQYRILGSIEAGQTITLLNETQNEYSKIRDHKNREGWVKSDLIETGTSLRNRLPLLEAELAKTKTTLSQLDQSSESVAQELTSANNQIASLQSELSRVTNERDSSNQQLQSIKDNAQSKMWQQGAMIAGLGALIGIILVYLPRPQRKQKSRWM